The sequence AGCACGACGAACGATAACGATCACGTGGTCGCCGCGAACGACTCACCACTTCAATAAACTCAACGCGGCGACTCACGTGTATCGTCTGGTTCGCCGAATTCGAGTGTGGCAACCACGAGGAAATGGTCAGACCCAACTCGACGGACAATCTCGGCGTCTGTCGTCGTGAAGTGTTGCGTGTGGAAAATGTGGTCGATTCGGAGTGCAAGAGGCAACGGACGTGTCGGCCAGTTCCAAGTTGGGTGGCTATCCGCGTCGTCATGCACCGAAGCGTACGCATCAATCAATCCAAGTTCAGCGAGCCGCTTTGGTGCCCTGAAAGTAGAGATGCTATTAAAGTCACCAACAACAATCGTCGGACGCTGACAATCGATTGCGTCGACAATTGCATCGATCTCGATGGCGTGCTT comes from Roseiconus lacunae and encodes:
- a CDS encoding endonuclease/exonuclease/phosphatase family protein, encoding KHAIEIDAIVDAIDCQRPTIVVGDFNSISTFRAPKRLAELGLIDAYASVHDDADSHPTWNWPTRPLPLALRIDHIFHTQHFTTTDAEIVRRVGSDHFLVVATLEFGEPDDTRESPR